A portion of the Vibrio coralliirubri genome contains these proteins:
- a CDS encoding SLC13 family permease, whose amino-acid sequence MPKLNIGVLVKLLICFAIPLGVLFMPIDSIPIDDLTLIQHRLLAIFLLAALLWVLEPVPVFATSILIIALELVMISDKGLHLFRNPPAGHDLGELIKYTDIFGAFSSPIIILFMGGFALAISASKYELDNNLARVLLKPFGTEPRFIMLGLMLITAVFSMFMSNTATTVMMLALLGPIVASAPKGDMGIKALVLCIPIAANTGGIATPIGTPPNAIALQYLTGENTIDFLSWMMMGLPFVIIQLTIAWFLLQKLFPSKERNMVLKLDGQFRKSWRAIVVYITFAATILLWMTTKLHGMNTYVVSIIPLTVFTLTGIMGKEELKLINWDVLWLVAGGIAIGIGLDKTGLAAALAHAIDYESLSPAAVVLTLSIVCWLMANFMSNTATANLLMPIAAAIGASMESLVAIGGLQGLLVVVAFSASLGMILPVSTPPNSLAYSTGLIESKDIAKMGIILGIVGLLMVYLALFIIT is encoded by the coding sequence ATGCCTAAACTCAATATTGGCGTTCTGGTCAAGCTGTTGATTTGTTTTGCGATTCCCTTAGGCGTGTTATTCATGCCGATAGATTCAATACCAATCGATGACCTCACGCTGATTCAGCACCGCTTATTGGCGATATTCTTATTAGCGGCTCTGTTATGGGTGCTTGAACCTGTTCCGGTATTTGCCACTTCCATTTTGATCATTGCGCTTGAATTGGTGATGATTTCTGACAAAGGCTTACACCTATTTAGAAATCCACCAGCGGGACACGATCTCGGTGAGTTAATCAAATATACCGACATCTTCGGTGCATTTTCGTCACCTATCATCATCCTTTTCATGGGGGGCTTTGCTCTTGCGATATCCGCATCCAAGTACGAACTCGATAACAACCTAGCTCGAGTGCTTCTCAAACCATTTGGTACAGAGCCGCGTTTCATTATGCTCGGCTTAATGCTGATCACCGCAGTGTTCTCAATGTTCATGTCAAATACCGCAACAACGGTAATGATGCTTGCGCTGCTCGGTCCGATCGTAGCTTCTGCACCAAAAGGCGATATGGGGATTAAAGCGCTCGTATTGTGTATTCCAATTGCAGCCAACACCGGTGGTATCGCGACACCCATCGGTACACCGCCCAATGCCATCGCGCTGCAATACCTAACGGGTGAAAACACCATCGACTTCCTCAGCTGGATGATGATGGGCTTACCCTTTGTGATCATCCAACTCACCATCGCTTGGTTTCTTCTACAAAAACTCTTCCCTTCTAAAGAAAGAAACATGGTGCTCAAGCTCGATGGACAATTTAGAAAGAGCTGGCGAGCGATTGTGGTTTACATCACCTTCGCTGCGACAATCTTATTGTGGATGACCACCAAACTGCATGGCATGAACACTTATGTCGTGTCTATTATTCCACTGACTGTGTTTACGCTGACTGGCATTATGGGCAAAGAAGAGCTCAAGCTGATCAACTGGGATGTGTTGTGGCTGGTCGCAGGTGGTATCGCGATTGGTATCGGCCTTGATAAAACAGGCTTAGCCGCAGCACTCGCGCACGCGATTGACTATGAATCGCTGTCACCGGCGGCTGTAGTACTGACGTTATCTATTGTGTGTTGGTTAATGGCAAACTTCATGTCAAACACTGCGACGGCCAACTTGCTGATGCCGATAGCCGCTGCGATCGGGGCATCCATGGAAAGCCTAGTTGCGATTGGTGGCCTGCAAGGCTTGCTGGTTGTGGTCGCCTTCTCTGCGTCACTTGGTATGATTTTGCCAGTATCGACACCACCAAACTCACTGGCCTACTCGACCGGGCTTATCGAAAGCAAAGATATAGCGAAGATGGGCATCATCTTAGGTATTGTCGGCCTGCTGATGGTTTACCTCGCCCTGTTTATCATCACCTAG
- a CDS encoding methyl-accepting chemotaxis protein, with protein sequence MRHTIKFKIQIAIAVIIAVVSGTQAWISVNQLTQETEVAINQEMKNVSAGTTNYIADWLSTRSDMMLANEPTISSNSNSDRELLITKQAGQFLSVYAGFSDGSIAYGDKGEDWPAGYDPRTRPWYKDANSTSDLIITEPYQDFDGSIVISFAKAFNGERQGVLAADLTVTSIIDTVLNVKLDNDGFAFLVDGNNNIVAYSDEELSQKPLTSLNPELTANKVSQLLQGQMITTLTWPGQGDKMVYIANVPNTDWSLGIVIDKEMAFSAVSDAIQFISLTSLILYIFISIASTVVINRLLSPLQTLSEALTQLAQGRGDLTQRIDITRMDEIGKLAELVNQFLSQMQSMLKGVIEHSHDLNNHAEKANQLATQSSIRVENQQNDINQIATAIHEMSATAAEVASHAELTASASQASASACNEGQEVIQQNRDAITGLATQVEDAANVIRELENNAQSINQILSTIQGIAEQTNLLALNAAIEAARAGEQGRGFAVVADEVRVLSQRTHGSTEEIRVMIDTLQKNTEHAVESMTTSTQLAENSVGFAEQAHGSLTKITQAITEINDMALQIASAAEEQRAVSEDISRNTQGIKDASDDLAQQAESSRNSSNEMSSAAESMRRDVERFKV encoded by the coding sequence TTGAGACATACTATTAAATTTAAAATTCAGATCGCAATTGCGGTCATTATTGCCGTCGTGAGTGGCACTCAAGCCTGGATATCGGTTAATCAACTGACTCAAGAAACTGAAGTCGCGATCAACCAAGAAATGAAAAATGTCAGTGCTGGCACGACGAATTATATTGCCGATTGGCTCTCTACTCGCAGCGATATGATGCTTGCTAATGAGCCGACCATTTCGAGTAACAGTAACTCTGACCGTGAGTTACTCATCACCAAACAAGCCGGACAATTCTTGTCTGTTTATGCAGGATTCAGCGATGGCTCTATCGCTTATGGCGACAAAGGTGAAGATTGGCCAGCAGGCTACGACCCGCGCACCCGCCCTTGGTATAAAGATGCGAATTCAACGTCAGATCTCATTATTACCGAACCTTATCAAGACTTTGACGGCAGCATTGTAATCAGCTTTGCCAAAGCATTTAACGGTGAAAGACAAGGTGTCCTCGCGGCAGATTTAACTGTGACCAGCATTATCGACACCGTGCTCAACGTGAAACTGGATAACGATGGCTTTGCGTTTTTAGTCGACGGTAACAACAACATCGTTGCCTACAGTGATGAAGAGCTAAGTCAGAAACCACTGACCAGTTTGAATCCGGAACTAACGGCCAATAAGGTGTCGCAACTGCTCCAAGGCCAAATGATCACTACGCTAACTTGGCCTGGCCAAGGGGATAAAATGGTCTACATTGCCAACGTCCCGAATACCGATTGGTCGTTAGGTATTGTTATCGATAAGGAAATGGCGTTTTCTGCAGTATCTGACGCGATTCAGTTCATCTCCCTTACTTCTTTGATTTTGTACATCTTCATTTCAATTGCGAGCACAGTGGTGATCAACCGCCTACTTTCTCCATTACAAACCTTATCAGAAGCACTGACTCAGCTTGCTCAAGGCAGAGGTGATCTCACTCAGCGCATTGATATCACGCGTATGGATGAGATTGGCAAACTTGCCGAGCTTGTAAACCAGTTCTTAAGCCAGATGCAAAGCATGTTGAAAGGCGTCATAGAGCACAGCCACGATTTAAACAATCATGCAGAGAAAGCCAATCAACTGGCGACCCAATCATCCATTCGAGTTGAGAATCAGCAAAACGATATCAATCAAATTGCGACCGCGATTCATGAGATGTCAGCCACGGCAGCTGAAGTGGCTAGCCATGCCGAATTAACCGCCTCCGCCTCTCAAGCGTCAGCCTCCGCTTGTAACGAAGGCCAAGAGGTTATTCAACAAAACCGCGATGCGATTACTGGCCTTGCAACTCAAGTTGAAGATGCAGCCAATGTTATCCGAGAATTGGAAAATAACGCGCAAAGCATCAATCAGATACTATCCACCATTCAAGGCATTGCCGAACAAACCAACCTGTTGGCATTGAATGCCGCGATTGAAGCTGCGCGTGCGGGAGAACAAGGTCGTGGATTTGCGGTTGTTGCAGACGAGGTTCGAGTGCTCAGCCAAAGAACGCATGGCTCAACGGAAGAAATCCGCGTGATGATTGATACGCTGCAGAAGAATACCGAACATGCCGTAGAAAGCATGACCACCAGCACTCAACTGGCAGAGAACAGCGTTGGCTTCGCAGAACAAGCTCATGGCAGCCTGACTAAAATCACCCAGGCGATCACTGAAATCAACGACATGGCGCTGCAAATAGCGAGTGCTGCAGAAGAGCAACGCGCGGTAAGCGAAGACATCAGTCGCAATACGCAAGGGATCAAAGATGCCTCCGACGATCTTGCACAACAAGCTGAAAGCAGCCGCAATAGCTCAAATGAAATGAGTAGCGCTGCTGAGTCGATGCGCCGAGATGTGGAGCGCTTTAAGGTTTAA
- a CDS encoding DMT family transporter — translation MGFEWLALAAAFLWAIASLMSVKPAQHLGSFAYSRWRMGCTAIILSSMAWFTGGWSTVEADLVTPMMLSGLIGIFIGDTALFACLNRMGPRQAGLLFSCHAVFSAILGYFLFSESMTSVELIGSALVFSGVLTAIFFGRRGQANNQLETIKGTVWIGVALGITAAICQALGGIIAKPVMQTSIDPIAASAIRMITAFVAHSAFRLTGAKLSRAINPMNGQIFAITAVNGFLAMAVGMTLILYALQEGNVGMVALLSSTTPIMLLPILWLYTKQRPNAYAWIGAIVAVIGTGILVR, via the coding sequence ATGGGATTCGAATGGTTGGCTCTTGCTGCCGCTTTTCTTTGGGCCATCGCGAGCCTGATGTCAGTAAAGCCTGCTCAACACTTAGGTTCTTTCGCCTATAGCCGTTGGCGCATGGGTTGTACCGCTATCATCTTATCGAGCATGGCTTGGTTTACCGGTGGTTGGTCAACGGTCGAAGCTGACCTCGTCACGCCTATGATGCTGTCTGGGCTAATTGGCATCTTCATTGGTGATACCGCCCTATTTGCTTGTTTGAACCGAATGGGACCGCGCCAAGCAGGTTTGCTGTTCTCTTGTCACGCCGTGTTCTCGGCGATTCTCGGTTACTTCCTGTTTAGCGAAAGTATGACTTCTGTTGAGCTGATTGGCTCAGCTTTGGTGTTCAGTGGTGTATTAACCGCGATATTCTTTGGTCGTCGAGGACAAGCCAACAACCAACTTGAAACCATCAAGGGCACTGTTTGGATTGGTGTAGCTCTCGGAATCACCGCAGCTATCTGCCAAGCATTAGGCGGTATTATTGCCAAACCCGTGATGCAAACCAGCATAGACCCAATAGCAGCCTCTGCCATTCGAATGATCACCGCTTTTGTTGCTCACTCCGCATTTCGCTTAACGGGCGCCAAGCTCTCACGTGCAATCAACCCGATGAATGGTCAGATATTTGCGATTACCGCAGTTAACGGCTTTTTAGCGATGGCGGTGGGTATGACGTTGATCTTGTATGCGTTGCAGGAAGGCAATGTCGGCATGGTTGCTCTGTTATCTTCAACCACACCAATCATGTTGTTACCAATACTTTGGCTGTACACCAAACAGAGACCAAATGCCTACGCTTGGATCGGTGCCATTGTTGCCGTCATTGGTACCGGTATCCTAGTAAGATAG
- the epmA gene encoding elongation factor P--(R)-beta-lysine ligase — protein sequence MHSTWQPAATIKQLKQRADILNQIRQFFAERNVMEVDTPAMSHATVTDVHLHTFKTEFVGPGYAHGQPLFFMTSPEFHMKRLLAAGSGCIYQICKSFRNEENGRYHNPEFTMLEWYRVGFDHHDLMDEMDLLLQQVLKSGSAERMTYQQAFIDVLGVCPLEDSMDTLKQAAAKLGLSDIADPEQDRDTLLQLLFSIGVEAKIGQQVPAFVYDFPASQAALAKINPKDSRVADRFEVYFKGIELANGFHELDKPQEQLKRFEDDNTKRIEMGLSPQPIDHHLIEALKAGLPDCAGVALGIDRLIMLALGYDHIDDVTAFPFPRS from the coding sequence ATGCACTCTACATGGCAACCGGCCGCAACCATTAAACAGTTAAAGCAACGTGCTGATATCCTTAATCAAATTCGTCAGTTCTTTGCCGAGCGCAACGTGATGGAAGTGGATACGCCTGCGATGAGCCACGCCACGGTGACGGACGTGCATTTACATACTTTCAAAACTGAATTCGTAGGGCCGGGTTATGCGCATGGTCAGCCACTGTTCTTTATGACTAGCCCTGAGTTTCATATGAAACGTCTATTAGCGGCGGGCAGTGGCTGTATTTATCAAATTTGTAAATCTTTCCGCAACGAAGAGAATGGCCGTTATCACAACCCTGAGTTCACCATGTTGGAGTGGTATCGAGTTGGCTTTGATCATCATGACCTGATGGATGAAATGGATTTGCTGTTACAGCAGGTACTTAAATCGGGCTCAGCAGAGCGAATGACTTACCAACAAGCCTTTATTGATGTGTTAGGTGTGTGTCCACTGGAAGATTCGATGGATACACTAAAGCAAGCCGCAGCAAAACTTGGGCTCAGCGACATTGCAGATCCAGAACAAGACCGTGACACCTTGCTGCAGTTGCTGTTTAGTATTGGGGTTGAAGCAAAGATAGGGCAACAAGTGCCTGCGTTTGTTTATGACTTTCCGGCTTCACAAGCCGCACTAGCCAAGATTAACCCGAAAGATTCGCGAGTAGCGGATCGCTTTGAGGTGTACTTCAAAGGCATCGAGTTAGCAAACGGCTTCCATGAATTAGATAAGCCACAAGAGCAGCTCAAGCGCTTTGAAGATGATAATACCAAACGCATTGAGATGGGCTTATCACCTCAACCGATTGACCATCACTTGATTGAGGCATTAAAAGCGGGCTTACCAGACTGTGCGGGTGTTGCGTTAGGTATTGATCGTCTGATCATGCTGGCGTTAGGTTATGACCACATCGATGACGTGACGGCTTTCCCGTTCCCGCGCTCTTAG
- the frdA gene encoding fumarate reductase (quinol) flavoprotein subunit: protein MKTITTDIAVIGAGGAGLRTAIAAAEANPELEVALISKVYPMRSHTVAAEGGSAAVIKDEDSLDNHFNDTVGGGDWLCEQDVVEYFVENSTREMIQMEQWGCPWSRKENGEVNVRRFGGMKVERTWFAADKTGFHMLHTLFQTSMKYDTIKRFDEYFVVDLLVEDGEVQGLIAIHMSEGELVTIKAKSVVLATGGAGRVYHCNTNGGIVTGDGMAMAYRHGVPLRDMEFVQYHPTGLPGTGILMTEGCRGEGGIIVNKNGYRYLQDYGMGPETPVGEPKNKYMELGPRDKVSQAFWHEQQKGNTIKHPLGDVVHLDLRHLGEEYLQERLPFICELAKAYVNVDPAKEPIPIRPTVHYTMGGIETNGTCETRIKGLFAVGECASVGLHGANRLGSNSLAEFVVFGRVAGEEAVKRAAEFKGWNEESIAKQVKAVEDRIAGILAQEGDENWADIRTEMGHTMEAGCGIYRQEDLMQKTIDKITELKARYKKISIKDKGKVFNTDLLYAIEVGYGLEVAEAMVHSAILRKESRGAHQRLDDNCTERDDVNFLKHSLSFYNEDAAPTIDYSGVKITKSQPKARLYGEAAEKAAAAEKAAEENAKKSEEEQA from the coding sequence GTGAAGACAATTACCACAGATATCGCAGTCATCGGCGCAGGCGGCGCTGGTCTTCGTACAGCAATTGCAGCAGCTGAAGCTAATCCTGAATTGGAAGTTGCACTGATTTCTAAAGTTTACCCAATGCGTTCGCACACGGTAGCGGCAGAAGGCGGTTCAGCAGCGGTAATTAAAGACGAAGATAGCCTAGATAACCACTTCAACGATACTGTTGGCGGTGGCGACTGGCTATGTGAACAGGATGTTGTTGAATACTTTGTTGAAAACTCGACTCGCGAAATGATCCAAATGGAACAATGGGGCTGCCCATGGAGTCGTAAAGAAAACGGTGAAGTAAACGTACGCCGATTCGGCGGTATGAAGGTAGAGAGAACGTGGTTCGCAGCGGATAAAACCGGCTTCCACATGCTTCATACTCTGTTCCAGACTTCGATGAAGTACGACACAATCAAACGATTTGATGAGTACTTTGTGGTGGATTTGCTCGTTGAAGATGGCGAAGTACAAGGCCTAATCGCGATTCACATGTCTGAAGGTGAGCTTGTTACCATCAAAGCAAAATCTGTTGTTCTAGCAACCGGTGGCGCAGGTCGTGTTTACCACTGTAATACCAACGGCGGCATCGTAACTGGCGACGGTATGGCAATGGCTTATCGCCACGGTGTACCACTGCGTGATATGGAGTTCGTTCAATACCACCCAACAGGCCTACCGGGCACTGGCATCTTGATGACCGAAGGTTGTCGTGGTGAAGGCGGTATTATCGTTAACAAGAACGGCTACCGTTACCTACAAGATTACGGCATGGGCCCTGAAACTCCAGTGGGCGAGCCGAAAAACAAATACATGGAACTGGGTCCTCGTGACAAAGTTTCTCAAGCATTCTGGCACGAGCAGCAGAAAGGCAACACCATCAAGCACCCACTTGGTGATGTAGTACACCTTGACCTTCGCCACCTTGGTGAAGAGTACCTGCAAGAGCGCCTACCGTTCATCTGTGAGCTTGCAAAAGCGTACGTAAACGTAGACCCAGCAAAAGAGCCAATTCCAATTCGCCCGACCGTTCACTACACCATGGGTGGTATTGAAACTAACGGTACGTGTGAAACTCGCATTAAAGGCCTATTCGCCGTTGGTGAATGTGCTTCAGTTGGCCTACACGGTGCAAACCGCCTAGGTTCTAACTCACTGGCTGAGTTCGTAGTATTTGGCCGCGTTGCTGGTGAAGAAGCGGTGAAACGCGCTGCTGAATTCAAAGGCTGGAACGAAGAGTCTATCGCTAAGCAAGTGAAAGCGGTTGAAGATCGCATCGCAGGCATCTTGGCTCAAGAAGGCGATGAGAACTGGGCTGACATCCGTACTGAAATGGGTCACACCATGGAAGCCGGTTGTGGTATCTACCGTCAAGAAGACTTGATGCAAAAGACCATCGACAAAATCACTGAACTGAAAGCTCGCTACAAGAAGATCAGCATTAAAGACAAAGGCAAAGTGTTCAACACTGACCTACTTTACGCTATCGAAGTGGGTTACGGTCTTGAAGTTGCAGAAGCGATGGTTCACTCAGCGATCCTTCGTAAAGAGTCTCGCGGTGCGCACCAACGTCTAGACGACAACTGCACAGAACGTGATGACGTGAACTTCCTGAAACACTCTCTATCTTTCTACAACGAAGATGCAGCACCAACCATCGACTACAGCGGCGTTAAGATTACTAAATCTCAACCTAAAGCTCGTCTATACGGTGAAGCTGCAGAGAAAGCCGCTGCCGCTGAAAAAGCAGCAGAAGAGAATGCGAAGAAGAGCGAAGAGGAGCAAGCATAA
- a CDS encoding succinate dehydrogenase/fumarate reductase iron-sulfur subunit: MSANRIQKIEILRYDPEHDAEPHFQTFEVPFDETMSVLDAIGYIKDNLDKDLSYRWSCRMAICGSCGIMVDGVPKLACKSFLRDYPNGFKIEPLANFPIEKDLIVDMTPFIERLEAIKPYIIGNDRKPEDGTNIQTPEQMAKYKQFAGCINCGLCYAACPQFGLNPEFIGPAALALAHRYNLDSRDNGKAERMKLINGDNGAWGCTFVGYCSDVCPKKVDPAAAVNQGKVESSMDFVISMFKPDGSQVKTAEEA; encoded by the coding sequence ATGTCAGCGAATCGAATCCAAAAAATTGAAATCCTGCGTTATGATCCTGAGCACGATGCAGAACCTCACTTTCAAACCTTTGAAGTTCCGTTTGATGAAACCATGTCAGTACTTGATGCGATCGGTTACATCAAAGACAACCTAGATAAAGACCTGTCTTACCGTTGGTCTTGTCGTATGGCGATTTGTGGTTCTTGCGGCATCATGGTTGATGGCGTGCCAAAACTGGCATGTAAAAGCTTCTTACGTGACTACCCGAATGGCTTCAAAATTGAACCTTTGGCTAACTTCCCAATCGAGAAAGATTTGATTGTCGACATGACACCGTTCATCGAACGCCTTGAAGCAATCAAGCCTTACATCATTGGTAACGACCGTAAGCCAGAAGACGGCACTAACATCCAAACTCCAGAGCAAATGGCGAAGTACAAACAGTTCGCTGGCTGCATCAACTGTGGTTTGTGTTACGCAGCATGTCCTCAGTTTGGTCTAAACCCTGAGTTCATCGGCCCTGCGGCACTTGCTCTTGCTCACCGCTACAACCTAGATAGCCGTGACAATGGTAAAGCTGAACGTATGAAGCTTATCAATGGCGACAATGGCGCTTGGGGCTGTACGTTTGTAGGTTACTGTTCTGACGTATGTCCGAAGAAAGTAGACCCAGCGGCTGCAGTAAACCAAGGTAAAGTTGAGTCTTCAATGGACTTCGTTATCTCGATGTTCAAGCCAGACGGATCGCAAGTAAAAACAGCAGAGGAGGCATAA
- the frdC gene encoding fumarate reductase subunit FrdC, translating to MSNRKPYVREMKRTWWSNHPFYRFYMLREATVLPLILFTLFLTFGLGALVKGPEAWAGWLSFMANPIVVGINIVALLGSLMHAQTFFSMMPQVMPIRLKGKLVDKRIIVLTQWAAVAFISLIVLVVV from the coding sequence ATGAGCAATCGTAAGCCTTATGTTCGTGAGATGAAGAGAACATGGTGGAGCAACCATCCGTTCTACCGCTTCTACATGCTACGTGAAGCGACTGTACTGCCTTTGATTCTATTCACTCTGTTCCTAACCTTCGGTTTGGGTGCACTAGTGAAAGGCCCTGAAGCTTGGGCTGGTTGGTTGAGCTTTATGGCTAACCCTATCGTTGTCGGTATTAATATCGTGGCACTGCTAGGTAGCTTGATGCACGCTCAAACCTTCTTCAGCATGATGCCTCAAGTAATGCCAATCCGTCTTAAAGGCAAATTGGTTGATAAAAGAATCATCGTACTGACCCAGTGGGCAGCGGTGGCTTTTATTTCTTTAATCGTTCTTGTTGTGGTGTAA
- the frdD gene encoding fumarate reductase subunit FrdD, with protein sequence MNTNYKVKPVNHNPQRSDEPIWWGLFGAGGTWFAMITPITILVLGILVPMGIIDADAMSYERVSEFATSIIGALFIIGTLALPMWHAMHRLHHGMHDLKFHVGVAGKVGCYFVAGLISALSVIFIFMI encoded by the coding sequence ATGAACACAAATTACAAAGTAAAACCTGTTAACCACAACCCACAACGCTCTGATGAGCCAATCTGGTGGGGCCTATTTGGTGCTGGCGGTACTTGGTTCGCGATGATCACACCAATCACGATTCTAGTGTTAGGTATCTTAGTGCCAATGGGCATCATCGATGCTGACGCAATGAGCTACGAGCGTGTGTCTGAATTTGCCACCAGCATTATCGGTGCACTATTCATCATCGGTACGCTAGCACTGCCAATGTGGCACGCAATGCACCGTCTTCACCACGGCATGCACGACCTTAAGTTCCACGTCGGCGTTGCAGGTAAAGTGGGCTGCTACTTCGTTGCAGGTCTAATTAGCGCATTGTCTGTTATTTTCATCTTTATGATTTAA
- the efp gene encoding elongation factor P: protein MASVSTNEFKGGLKFMLDNEPCSIIDNEYVKPGKGQAFNRVKLRKLLSGKVLEKTFKSGESFELADVVDVELGYLYNDGEFYHFMNNETFEQIAADVKAVADSAKWLVENDVCTLTLWNDNPITVTPPNFVEIEVTETDPGLKGDTQGTGGKPATLATGAVVRVPLFIAIGEVVKVDTRTGEYVGRVK from the coding sequence ATGGCGTCAGTAAGCACCAATGAATTCAAAGGCGGTTTAAAATTCATGTTAGATAACGAGCCTTGCTCAATTATCGATAATGAATACGTTAAGCCAGGTAAAGGCCAAGCGTTTAACCGTGTAAAACTTCGTAAACTGCTGTCAGGCAAAGTGTTAGAGAAAACATTCAAATCAGGCGAAAGCTTTGAGCTTGCAGATGTTGTTGACGTTGAACTAGGCTACCTATACAACGATGGCGAATTCTACCACTTCATGAACAACGAAACATTTGAGCAAATCGCAGCAGACGTAAAAGCAGTTGCTGACTCTGCAAAATGGTTAGTTGAAAATGACGTTTGTACTCTAACGTTGTGGAATGATAACCCTATCACAGTAACTCCACCAAACTTTGTTGAGATCGAAGTAACTGAAACCGATCCTGGCCTTAAAGGCGACACACAAGGTACTGGCGGTAAGCCTGCAACTCTAGCAACAGGCGCGGTAGTTCGCGTACCTCTATTCATTGCAATCGGTGAAGTTGTTAAAGTTGATACTCGTACTGGCGAATACGTTGGTCGTGTGAAGTAA
- the epmB gene encoding EF-P beta-lysylation protein EpmB: protein MPHIITRKVESVEQNWLKQLSNAISDPTKLLEALEIDPTPWQAGFAARELFALRVPLSFVERMEKGNPHDPLLRQVLPLSEEFEVHQGYSADPLEEQENAIPGLLHKYKNRALMIVKGGCAINCRYCFRRHFPYQDNKGSKSVWQTSLDYVAAHPEINEVILSGGDPLMAKDSELEWLIHAIEQIPHVKTVRIHSRLPVVIPARVTDELCQLLAQTRLNVVMVSHINHANEINLELKQAFHKLKLSGATLLNQGVMLKGVNNSANSLKELSEKLFDAGILPYYMHVLDKVQGAAHFYISDEEAKHHFKELISEVSGYLVPKLTREIGGRSSKTPLDLHIE from the coding sequence ATGCCGCATATCATAACCCGAAAAGTCGAATCTGTTGAGCAAAACTGGCTCAAACAACTATCGAATGCGATCTCTGACCCGACAAAACTGCTTGAGGCATTGGAAATAGACCCAACACCGTGGCAAGCAGGCTTCGCTGCTCGTGAGTTATTTGCACTTCGGGTACCTCTTAGCTTTGTCGAACGAATGGAAAAAGGCAACCCACACGATCCATTGCTACGACAGGTTTTACCGCTAAGCGAAGAGTTTGAGGTACACCAAGGCTATTCCGCTGATCCACTGGAAGAGCAAGAGAACGCAATACCAGGCTTACTGCACAAATACAAAAATCGAGCACTGATGATTGTGAAAGGCGGTTGTGCGATTAACTGCCGCTACTGCTTCCGTCGTCATTTCCCTTACCAAGACAACAAAGGCTCAAAGTCTGTTTGGCAAACCAGCCTCGACTATGTTGCTGCTCACCCAGAGATCAACGAAGTTATCTTGTCAGGTGGCGATCCATTAATGGCAAAAGACAGCGAACTAGAGTGGCTAATTCATGCTATTGAACAAATCCCACATGTAAAAACCGTTCGAATTCATAGCCGACTACCGGTTGTAATTCCCGCTCGAGTAACGGATGAACTGTGCCAATTGTTAGCTCAAACTCGCCTTAATGTGGTGATGGTGAGCCATATTAACCATGCCAACGAAATCAACTTAGAGCTCAAACAAGCCTTCCACAAGCTTAAGTTAAGTGGTGCAACTCTGCTCAACCAAGGTGTGATGCTTAAAGGCGTAAATAACAGCGCTAACTCATTGAAAGAATTAAGCGAAAAGCTATTCGACGCCGGTATTTTACCTTACTATATGCATGTACTTGATAAGGTTCAGGGCGCCGCTCATTTCTATATTTCAGATGAAGAAGCGAAGCATCACTTTAAGGAGTTAATCTCTGAGGTTTCTGGCTACCTAGTACCTAAGTTAACCCGTGAGATTGGCGGACGCAGCAGTAAAACACCACTCGACCTACACATTGAATAG